tataaacaataggaaggcgatcagaagtgccATGGAATTGGACCTCTAACAAGTAAACAGTGACGGtgctaaaggcggctttacacctggcaattccttaGGCTAGTCGGCAATGCAGCTgcgacgtgctgccggcagcatttttggtctgggtctgggtctgggagcacttctcgcggcaagttctctgcagctgagcgtgtccgtcttgtattgccgactggcggctgggtaaacaacatGGCGGctccaataaaacaagaaatgacagatgcagataacaagatttggagccgggaggccgaggtggcattgcaaGAGGAAGTAGGCAGCATcaacacttgtgggacccacaagttAAGCGCTATAAtaagcagagtctgcgcaaaacaacttttgagagagtggcagcaacattgcgggaaatgtttatctctttgcgagatatcgagggaggtaaggaacgattattttcgtgtattatataatcacactttgtaatacctgggggttgggatggcatgttcctcccttctcctttgttgttaaatgcaacaataaacaatcaatcaataatacttatgataaaactcgtttacttaaagtatttctacaatattaggctaatggaccaaactcactGTGGTTTCAAGATATGGTAGTAGctttttggggtgtctgggatgaactcatgcccttgcatttactagcagtttacgtcttgatgctcccggcggctcctcccacgtgtgaaggtacttgctcccgagagcacccagccggtctagccgctagatcgtcgcggctgtattaccggccaggaattgccaggtgtaaagccgcctttaaacAATTACTATTCCTCTGTATTTAATACTAGCAGCCTTCCCAgtccagaggtgggcaagtgcggtacttagtgcggtagtaccgcactaccgcaagcttcctgaaaataccgcactaccgcggaccgcactgaaaaatcctgcggtacttagcgcggcatgctcacagatatatatatatatatatatatatatatatatatatatatatatatatatatatatatatatatatatatatatatttacagcaaaggagacagctcaagggcacaaaaaagtaaacattaataaaaaaaatcccgctactgctgctcctaaaatgaATCCATAGAGGttgccgaaagataagtcagtttcgggaggagaggtgtcctgataccttcctcttgaaagagttcaagtcgtaggcaggaggaaatacagatgaaggaagattgttccagagtttaccagcgtgagggatgaaagagtgaagatgctggttaactcttgcataaggggtttggacagtatagggatgagcatgagtagaaagtcgagtgcagcggggccgcgggagggggaggcatgcagttagcaagttcagaagagcagtcagcgtggaaatatcgatagaagatagaaagagaggcaacattgcggcggaatttaagaggtagaagactatcagtatgaggaggagagctgatgagacgaagagcctttgcctccactctgtccagaagagctgtgtgagtggagcccaccacacatgagatgcatactccatacgagggcggacaaggcccctgtatatggacagcaactgtgcaggggagaagaactggcggagacggtacagaacgcccagcctcgaggaagctgatttagtaagagatgagatatgaagtttccagttgagattttgagttaaggatagaccgaggatgtttagtgttgaggaaggtgatagctgggtgttgtcaaagaataggggatagttgtttggaagattgtgtcgagtggataggtggagaaactgtgtttttgaggcgttgaaggacaccaggttcttcttgccccaatcggaaataatagtaaggtctgaggctaagcgttctgcagcctccagccttgagtcgttaagttcctgaagggtgggtcttctattaaaagaagttgaataatgcagagtggaatcatcggcgtaggaatggataggacagttcgttttggaaagaagatcatcaatgaacaacagaaaaagaatgtgagataggacagaaccctgtgggacaccactgttaatagatttattgtaagaacagtgaccgtctaccacggcagaaatagaacggtcagaaaggaaactggagataaaggtacagagagaaggatagaaaccgtaggagggtagtttagaaagcaaagatttgtgccagaccctatcaaaagcttttgatatgtccagcgcaatagcaaaagtttcaccgaaacggctaagagaggatgaccaagagtcagttaagaaggctaggagatcaccagtagaacgccccttgcggaacccatactggcgatcagatagaaggtcagaagtggaaaggtgcttttgaatcttacggttaaggattgattcaaaagctttagatagacaagaaagtaaagcaataggacggtagtttgagggattggagcggtcacccttcttaggtacaggctgtgtgaaggcatacttccagcaagaaggaaaggtagatgttgacaggcagaggcgaaagagtttgaccaggcagggtgacagcacggaggcacagtttttaaggacaataggaggcactccatcaggtccataagccttctgaggattgaggccagagagggcatagaaaacatcattttgaagaatctttataacaggcataaaggagtcagtggggggatgagtaggaggaatatgcccagaatcgtccagagtggagtttttagaaaaaattttgagagaagagttcagccttagagatagatgagacggcagtggtgccgtcaggactgaggagtggagggaaagatgaagtgaagttggaggagatgtttttggctagatgccagaagtcacgggaagagttagagaaagcaaggttttgacattttctattaatgaaagaatttttggttagtcggagaatagatttggcacgatttcgggcagaaatgtaaagttcataattagcattagtttgaaggctctggtatcttttgtgagctacctctatcattgacagcacgagaacaagcgtgattaaaccaaggcttttagcgtgaggagtagagaaagaacgaggaatgtatgctccattccagagataatcacctctgtgatgcgctgagcacacacagaggggtctctatcctggaagcaataatcattccacgggaaatcggaaaagtacatcctcaggtcgtcccaccgagctgaagcaaaatgccagaagcatcgcctcttcggtgggtccagaggatgtacaggagcgataggacaggatgcagaaataagattgtgatcggaggagcccaacggagagaacagtttgacagaataagcagaagggtttgaggtaaggaagaggtctagaatgttgggccgatctccaagacggtcaggaatacgtgtagggtgctggaccaactgctctaggtcgttgaggatagcaaagttgtaggcttgttcaccaggatggtcagtgaaagaggatgaaagccaaagctggtggtgaacattgaaatctcctaggatggagatttcagcgaagggagagtgggtcaagatgtgctccactttagaattcaaatatatatatatatatatatatatatatatatatatatatatatatatatatatatatatatatatatatatatatatatatatatatatatatattttttttacagtgaatcggacgcaatcagtcaatcagtagcagacatcagaatcagtgattcagtcattctgactttttagttattgttcaaaattaaatactaaatgaataactctgTTCGTCACTCAGCtcaaggcggcgcgccatgactgcctctgacgatgactgtacgtacatggcagtgtacaacagtacaagcaagcactaacatgatcgccgctcaatctcatgtcccgtacaaatttaatttcctttgatgcataacatagaccattGTACATAttatatctgttttttaacttcattgtaacttcttgattttatcattctctctctctctctctctctctctctctctctctctctctctctctctctctctctctctctctctcttcgccaagGACAATAATTTTCGTTACGATGTTCGTATAAAAATAGCTGGATTAAGAAAGGTGAAATTTGCTAACAGCCTGCTTTGATTCTTGTATCAATATGAATGACTTATATTTCaactacagtgtgtgtgtgtgtgtgtgtgtgtgtgtgtgtgtgtgagtagacACAGAAGTAGAAAGAGGCAGGGGAGGGATTAACGGcggtggagatggaagaggaaggaaggaaggaaggaaggaaggagactggggacaagaaagataaataatTGAAAGTGATAAGTAATGGATGGTGATGAttttaagaagagagagagagagagagagagagagagagagagagagagagagagagagagagagagagagagagagagagagagagagagagagagagagagagagagagagagagagagatttacatagaaaatcagaccacacagaccccatggtccagactaggtggtctgtccttaaacctaaagagagaaaggattgtGTAAGGAAATAAGAGtgagggacaggggaaattatgatgatgggaggaaatagagaaagaatacaggcaaagaaagaaataaaactgaagtaaaaagtgtgtgtgtgtgtgtgtgtgtgtgtgtgtgtgagacaaagatggaaaatacaagagagagagagagagagagagagagagagagagagagagagagagattgacatttGCTTGCACTGGGTCCTCTGTTCAGACTgagatgttattgttgttataaataataataatgatactactactactactactactactactaataataataataataataataataatgataataatatcgAGCTGTATTGATGATTACTTCAATATAACAAATACagcgaatattctctctctctctctctctctctctctctctctctctctctctctctctctctcttataaataataataatgatactactactatagtaattactatactactactactaaaaataataataatatcgagcTGTATTGATGATTACTTCAATATAATAAATACagcggatattctctctctctctctctctctctcttttgtcagtCACTTCTCCCAGGCGCTGCCATTTCTACTCCTCATGAGTGAGAGATGACTTTTGGTGGACTCGGGAGAAGTGGTTACGATAGTACCTACTAGCCAGCATGGTAGTGATCGATAagtgctgggggggggggcggggggcaaaAATAAAAGGGTTAATAAGGGTTTGGGAAAGATACGCAGGCGTACAATTAACCGAGAaatcactgaggaggaggaggaagaggtaatcaCACACCTGTGCGGCTCTTGTTAGGAATCCAGAACATAATGTCGTCCACAGCTCCTCCAAACATGTGTATCGTCTCCTGAGGCCCTGAAATAACCAGACCATCACGACAAGCTCCAAATACCTTGCAGCACAATACTTAGGCTACCCCATGTATACTTAATCATCAACAACACAACAAAACTAACAGCCTTTGACAAGCTAAACATGTTCTACAGGTTCTTATTGCCCATTTAGCATGACCAGTAAGAATTATATTACAACACGTTATTTTAGTAAATACATACTAATTCACTCAAGGAGCGAGGAAGCCCTAACAAGCCAATCCACTTCCTCCTGTACCTTCTCTGCCTCTAAACCTCTTGGCCCGTGGGGCTTCTCACATTGCCTGAGTGTCATGTGATGGAGTCAGGATGATGAAACAAACTGGAGAGAGGAACTCACCAGGAAGATTGGAGGCCACTAGAGTTACGCCATGGGTATTAAGGGCGCGGCGAGCCAGAGGTGAAGGCAGCAAGTTGGTCAGTAGGTCTAACGCTAAATAGTTGACCCATATGTCAGGAGATTCCTTTAAAACTTCCAGTCGCTGATGTACAGCCTCTAAACGGGCAATGGGTGTCATCGAACCTGCAAAAGTATTTATGATATTGTCCCAGTGACTAGCACGTGAATATAAGGGTGGCTGTCTGATGTATATCAAGACTAACCCGTAGGCAGAGAAAAGGTGCAGAGAGACAATCGATTGGCGACCGAAAGTTGATCATTAGGTGCGGTGACATCCACGGGCAACACGGTCACCATCCGCTGTGGTGCTGCTGCTCCCATGTTTTTCAGGTGTCTGCCGAAGCACAAAGCGGAATGCGATGTCAGGTCAACGAAGCATGTCAATGTGAAGTCGTGTGTCATTTAAAGTAGCACTGCAAGAGTTTGCTAAGCACACTATGACACTAACTATGTTCCATTAAAATTTTACTAACCTGTGCAAAGCTTGAGCCAGGGCTGTCAACAGCAGATCATTGACAGTCACCCCAGCCAAGGAACGACCCGCTTTAAGGTCAGCCAAAGAGAGTGGAGAGGACCATGCTAGTAGTTTGGTACCATCTAAGCGGCAACCGTGAAGTGGCGACGATTCACCCCGTCTCAACACACGACGCAACACCCACGGCGTATTAAAAACTGCCCATAGGAAACGACTCCAACGAGCGAGACGACCGTCCTGCTTGTGGTGGCGGGCCACAGGGACAGACTGAAGCTTCTCAAGAGGGCGGTCTACCAGTGCAGAAAGAAGCAGACCGATAAAGGAACGGCCGTCGCCAAGTGAATGGTGAAGGCGCACCATAACTGCGGTGTGAGGTTCCTGATGTTTGCCATAGCTAGCTAGTGATGTCACAAGCATTTCCCAACAAGAGTGACCTTGCACGAAGGGAAGATTATTACGGGCAGTGATCTCCTCCAGAAGGTCAACCTCGTCCTTTAGCTCTCTTTCCACCTCCCGAACGTGACTTGCTACTTGAAAATTTTCCTCCCATACCCAAACCACTACGCCACATCGTTTTTTCACCATTTGCCTGAACTTGGGATGTAATAGTTTTCCTCTGCAGTCCCGGGCGTCCAGGACATGTTTCGTAAGTCGTGCTCTCACGGTAGCGATTTCCACACGTCCTCGCATCACCAGTACCCCACTTATCACTGCTCTTGCCCCCGCTGAATCCAAAGCAAAGAGTGCCTCGAGGCCGGAAGCCACATATACCATTTTTCTATATTTGACAAACACAACCACCAGAGCGAGACACCGCCATGCCCAAAGGACTGCAAGTAGAGGCACTATCAAGGGCAGCAGTGACACCAAGACAATTGCTCCCCAAAAAGTTTTTGACCCTCGTATCGCACACGCGACTCCGGTCATATTCATGACCAATGCTAGTTCAGGCAggcgggaaaaaaaataataacgttgGTGAGGGAGGGTGGCTACACACGTCCGCAACCAAGTTAACGCAGAAGTAGTGTGCGCTGCTGCAGTGCTGCGGCTGGCTTCCCGGCTGCACCGTCTCCTCACGCACAACCACTGGCCGCTACAGTGAAACCAGTTTGTCCAGATTAAGGTTTCCATAAATGAACTATCGAAATTTCGGATGTATCCACGAGAGCCGCTTCCACACGAGGCAGTAACTAGTTACCTCCTATAGTTTTCAATGGAGCCTTTCATACGAGGCCACTGCGTGCCGGCAGAACAACTGCAATCTGACGGTGGCTCGCTCGCGCAACCGGTGATCGCCACTCCCGGTGGCTCCCATTCACTATAAAGCAATATCTCAAATGGGAGCTTTCATACGGAGCCACCAGGTTGCCGCCACTGTACGTATAGTCCTTAGTAGAGATGTGCCGAtagtatcggtatcggcagtACTGGGCCTTTATTTGTAGTATCGGTATAGGCAGAGTACGTGAAAATCTGGTCGATACTCCGAtacttttatgttttatttattatatggtttaagactttttttttttttactatcaaCTTTCGAGCCCATCCAATTATAG
The DNA window shown above is from Eriocheir sinensis breed Jianghai 21 chromosome 15, ASM2467909v1, whole genome shotgun sequence and carries:
- the LOC126999044 gene encoding putative diacyglycerol O-acyltransferase Mb3154c, producing the protein METLIWTNWFHCSGQWLCVRRRCSREASRSTAAAHTTSALTWLRTCVATLPHQRYYFFSRLPELALVMNMTGVACAIRGSKTFWGAIVLVSLLPLIVPLLAVLWAWRCLALVVVFVKYRKMVYVASGLEALFALDSAGARAVISGVLVMRGRVEIATVRARLTKHVLDARDCRGKLLHPKFRQMVKKRCGVVVWVWEENFQVASHVREVERELKDEVDLLEEITARNNLPFVQGHSCWEMLVTSLASYGKHQEPHTAVMVRLHHSLGDGRSFIGLLLSALVDRPLEKLQSVPVARHHKQDGRLARWSRFLWAVFNTPWVLRRVLRRGESSPLHGCRLDGTKLLAWSSPLSLADLKAGRSLAGVTVNDLLLTALAQALHRHLKNMGAAAPQRMVTVLPVDVTAPNDQLSVANRLSLCTFSLPTGSMTPIARLEAVHQRLEVLKESPDIWVNYLALDLLTNLLPSPLARRALNTHGVTLVASNLPGPQETIHMFGGAVDDIMFWIPNKSRTGVGVSMMSYRGRVRLGVNVDTALVKSEEVARQLIEDTVIQTTSLLMDLRAAEADSANAPSASEFEFLLSKQTRLPTSPDRPVREDQVPSTPTD